CGCGCCCCGAAAGGCGAACGCCGAGTAGGCCGCGCCGGAAGGCGACCGTTAACGCACCAGGGTATCGAGCGACGCCCGTAGCAGGCGGGACTCCGTACCCGGGAGAGGCCGGGCATTCAGTCCGGCGAAATAGGGTGGTAACGCGGGATGAGACCCGCCCCTTACGTGGGGCGGGTAGTTTTTTTGGGGGTGGCCGGGCGTGTTGATGAGAGGCGCATCGATAATCATGAAGTCGCTCGAGACTCTGGGGGTCGACGTCGTGTTTGGATTCCCTGGCGGCCAGGTGTTGCCGCTCTACGACGCGCTCCTCGACTCGAACGTGAGGCACGTGCTGGTGCGTCACGAGCAGGCGGCGGCGCACGCGGCCGACGGCTACGCCAGGGCGTCCGGGCGGACGGGGGTGTGCTTCGCCACGTCGGGACCAGGCGCGACCAACCTGGTGACCGGACTGGCGACGGCGTTCATGGATTCGATCCCGCTTGTCGCGATCACGGGTCAGGTGGGCGTGGGTCTTCTCGGGCGCGACTCGTTCCAGGAAGCGGACATCTCGGGGATCACGATCCCGATCACCAAGCACAACTACATCGTGAAGAACCCTGCCGACCTGGCCCGGACCATTTGTGAGGCGTTCCACATCGCGTCGACCGGCAGGCACGGGCCGGTGCTCATCGACGTGCCGAAGGACGTCCAGGCAGCCGAAACGGAGTTCGTTTGGCCACAGTCGCTTGACCTGCCCGGCTACCGCCCGCGTATCGAACCCGACCCAACGCAGGTCGCGGCCGCCGCCACAGTCATGCTCTCCGCGAAGGCGCCCTTGATCTACGCCGGTGGCGGGGTCGTGGCGTCCGGCGCCTCGGCGGACCTACAGGCGCTGGCGGGATACCTGCAGGCCCCGGTGACGACGACGTTGATGGGACTCGGCGCGGTACCGTACGATTCACCGCTGTTTCTCGGGATGCCCGGGATGCACGGCACCCGCGCCGCCAACCGCGCGATCCAGGAGTGCGACGTACTGGTAGCCGTCGGCGCCAGGTTCGACGACAGGGTGACGGGCCGGGTCGACAGGTTCGCCCCGAACGCAAGAATAGTGCATGTCGATATCGACCGCGCCGAGATGGGCAAAAACGTGAGGGTCGACTTCCCCGTGCTTGGGGATGCCCGGGCGTGCCTCCGCGCGCTTCTCGAGAGGATCCAGGAGATGCGCCCGGCGACCGGAGGCCTGGCCTGCGCTGCCGGCTGTTCCGAGGGCACCGGCGTGGTCACCTACCCCGGCCGCGCGGCATGGCTCAGCCGCCTCGCGTCGTTCAAGCGGAACGGAAACGGCAAGAAGCCGCCCAGCGTGAACGGGCATTCCCCACGGCCCGCAAGGGTTCTCAGAGATCTAATGGAGATAGCGGGAGAAGAAGCCGTCATCACAACCGACGTCGGGCAGCACCAGATGTGGGTCGCCCTGTATTACGGCTTCACGCGGCCCAGGACGCTGCTGACGTCCGGCGGACTGGGAACGATGGGGTACGGCCTCCCCGCGGCGGTCGGCGCGCAGGTAGCGCGGCCCGGCTCGCGCGTGGTGCTGGTCTCCGGCGACGGCAGCTTCCTCATGAACTCCCAGGAGCTCGCCACGGTGGCCGCGAACCGCCTGCCTCTCAAGATGATCGTCTTCAACAACGGTTGCCTCGGCATGGTCAGGCAGTGGCAGGAGCTTTTCTACCGGAGACGCTACTCGCAGGTGGCGCTCGATGGCTCGCCGGACCTCGTCAAATTGGCGGGGGCCTACGGGATCCAGGGGATGAGGGTGGCGAAGCCCGCCAGGGTTGCGCCTGCCTTGCGAGAGGCGTTCGAGACCCCCGGCCCGGTACTCGTCGACCTGGTGCTCGACACGGAGGAAAATGTATTCCCGATGGTGCCACCGGCGGCGTCACTTGACGAAATGATAGAAGGCCCGGGGAGCGTGAACTGAGTGAATCGTTACACCGTTGTAGCACTCGTGGTAAACCGTCCAGGCGTGCTCGCCCACATTTCGTCGCTCTTCAACAGGCGCTCGTTCAACATCGAGAGCATCACCGCCGGACTCACCGAGGACGCGGGCATAACCCGGATCACGATGGTCGTTTCGGGTGACCTGCGGGACCTCGACCAGGTGATGAGGCAGCTCGACAAGCTCATCGACGTCATAAAGGTCGTGGACCTCACCGAACGTGGCACCGTCGACCGCGAACTCGTGCTCATCAAGGTGAACGCCGGCCCCGAGGCGCGCGCGGAGATCATGCAAGTTGCCGAGGTATTCCGAGCCAGGATCGTGGACCTGTCCGAGGATAGCCTCGTCGTCGAGATGACGGGCGACTCAGAAAAGGTAGAAGCCCTCATCGGGCTCCTCTCAAAGTTCAGGATTATTGAAATGGCGCGGACCGGCAAGATTTCGATGCTGCGCGGAAGGGCCGCGGTCAAGACCGAACAGGCTTAGCAGCCCTAGCCCATCGGTTTCCTGTGATCGGGTTTTCTGTCCCGTACGATGTCCCTGAATGTGCCCATCATTACGAATGGCCCGTTGGCCGTCTGCGGGCCGTTCTTGTCCTCCGGCGTTATGGCGACCGCGTTGAACTCACGGAGTGGTAACGGTGATTTCGCGCGTACCCGGTAAGTACCCGCGCGCATCGTCATCTCGCCGATACTTGCGAACAGGTTCTCCGCGGTATTCAGCAGCCACGCCTCATAGACGTTGAAGGGCCTGCCCGTGGACGGGTCCGTCCCGAAGAACGACGGATTCGGCAGCCCAACCGCATCCACCTCTACCATATCTTCGTCGAAGTCCAGGGCCGCAGTCGCGGTGGCGCCCTGCGCGCCGGGGACGGTCGGCATAAGGCTGATGACTGTCTGGGACAGGATCCGGAATCCCGCCATGTGATGCCACCTCCTCATACGCATTCTCCCACATGATATGCCCCTGGGGGCTTGCCTGTGCCGGAGAGGAAAGCTGCCATTGTTCGAGAACTGATCCCGCACAATGGTCGTGGGGGTTTGGTTAATGTCAGGGATAGTGTTCGCTAACAGAGTCAAGGACCTGGGGACGGAGATGGCGTTCGAGATCCTGGCGCGTGCCAGGACGCTGGAAGAGCAGGGGAAGAGGATCATCCACCTCGAGATCGGCGAACCGGATTTCGAGACGCCGTCTAACATCGTAAAGAGTGGTGTTCACGCCCTCAGGATGGGGTGGACCCACTACACACCGGCGCCGGGGATACCCGCGCTGCGCGAGGCCGTCAGCTGCTACGCGAAACAGTTCAAGAACATCGATTGCGATCCATCACAAGTCATCGTCACGGTCGGGGCCAAACCCGCGGTGTACTTCGCGATGCTCTGCCTGGTCAACCCCGGGGACGAGGTCATTTACCCGGATCCTGGATATCCCCTGTACGAAAACGTAATAAAGCTTGTGGAAGCGACCCCCGTCCCCATCGCGCTCAGAGAGGAAAACGAGTTCAGGCTGGACGTCGACGAGCTCAAGTCGAGAGTCACGCCGAAGACCCGCGTCATCATAATCAATTCCCCGCACAACCCGACGGGCAGCGTGCTTACCGGCGAGGACGTCAAGGCGATAGCCGCGCTCATCGAGGGTAGCCGCATATACGTGGTTTCGGACGAGATGTACGACCGGATCGTCTACGACCGGCGCGTAATGTCGATCGGCTCGATCCCAGAGATCAGGGACCAGGTCATCGTGGCGGACAGTCTGTCGAAGACCTATGCAATGACAGGCTGGCGCCTCGGGTTCGGGATAGTCCCTCCCGGGATGTCCGAGAAGATGAGCCGCCTTTCGATCCACACGTACTCCTGCAACGCGGCGTTCGTCCAGATAGCGGCCATCGAGGCGCTGCGCGGGCCGCAGGCCTCGGTGGACAAGATGGTCGCCGAGTTCAGGCAGAGGCGCGAGGCAGTCGTCGAGGGCGTCAACCGGATCGAGGGCATGTCCTGCCTCAAGCCTCCAGGGGCGTTCTACGTGTTCCCCAACGTGAAGAAGCTGGGCATGAGAAGCAAGGCGCTGGCGGAGAAGATCCTCGATGAATATGGTGTCGCGGTGCTGGGCGGCGATGCGTTCGGGTGCGCCGGCGAGGGTTACATCAGGATCTCG
This DNA window, taken from Bacillota bacterium, encodes the following:
- the ilvB gene encoding biosynthetic-type acetolactate synthase large subunit, with amino-acid sequence MLMRGASIIMKSLETLGVDVVFGFPGGQVLPLYDALLDSNVRHVLVRHEQAAAHAADGYARASGRTGVCFATSGPGATNLVTGLATAFMDSIPLVAITGQVGVGLLGRDSFQEADISGITIPITKHNYIVKNPADLARTICEAFHIASTGRHGPVLIDVPKDVQAAETEFVWPQSLDLPGYRPRIEPDPTQVAAAATVMLSAKAPLIYAGGGVVASGASADLQALAGYLQAPVTTTLMGLGAVPYDSPLFLGMPGMHGTRAANRAIQECDVLVAVGARFDDRVTGRVDRFAPNARIVHVDIDRAEMGKNVRVDFPVLGDARACLRALLERIQEMRPATGGLACAAGCSEGTGVVTYPGRAAWLSRLASFKRNGNGKKPPSVNGHSPRPARVLRDLMEIAGEEAVITTDVGQHQMWVALYYGFTRPRTLLTSGGLGTMGYGLPAAVGAQVARPGSRVVLVSGDGSFLMNSQELATVAANRLPLKMIVFNNGCLGMVRQWQELFYRRRYSQVALDGSPDLVKLAGAYGIQGMRVAKPARVAPALREAFETPGPVLVDLVLDTEENVFPMVPPAASLDEMIEGPGSVN
- the ilvN gene encoding acetolactate synthase small subunit produces the protein MNRYTVVALVVNRPGVLAHISSLFNRRSFNIESITAGLTEDAGITRITMVVSGDLRDLDQVMRQLDKLIDVIKVVDLTERGTVDRELVLIKVNAGPEARAEIMQVAEVFRARIVDLSEDSLVVEMTGDSEKVEALIGLLSKFRIIEMARTGKISMLRGRAAVKTEQA
- a CDS encoding pyridoxal phosphate-dependent aminotransferase produces the protein MSGIVFANRVKDLGTEMAFEILARARTLEEQGKRIIHLEIGEPDFETPSNIVKSGVHALRMGWTHYTPAPGIPALREAVSCYAKQFKNIDCDPSQVIVTVGAKPAVYFAMLCLVNPGDEVIYPDPGYPLYENVIKLVEATPVPIALREENEFRLDVDELKSRVTPKTRVIIINSPHNPTGSVLTGEDVKAIAALIEGSRIYVVSDEMYDRIVYDRRVMSIGSIPEIRDQVIVADSLSKTYAMTGWRLGFGIVPPGMSEKMSRLSIHTYSCNAAFVQIAAIEALRGPQASVDKMVAEFRQRREAVVEGVNRIEGMSCLKPPGAFYVFPNVKKLGMRSKALAEKILDEYGVAVLGGDAFGCAGEGYIRISYANSLENIQEGLKRLERAAASILRKK